From one Salvelinus alpinus chromosome 14, SLU_Salpinus.1, whole genome shotgun sequence genomic stretch:
- the bbs5 gene encoding BBSome complex member BBS5 isoform X1, whose translation MASMLDVLWEDRDVRFDITAQQMKMRPGEVLIDCLDSIEDTKGNNGDRGRLLVTNLRIIWHSLALPRVNLSVGYNSIINITTRTANSKLRGQTEALYILTKSNNTRFEFIFTNVVPGSPRLFTSVIAVHRAYETSKMYRDLKLRGALIQNKQLRLLPREEVYDKINGVWNLSSDQGNLGTFFITNVRIVWHANMNESFNVSIPYLQIRSIRIRDSKFGLALVIESSQQTGGYVLGFKIDPMDKLQDAVKEINSLHKVYSANPIFGVDYEMEEKPQPLEELTVDQPPDDVEIEPDEQTDAFTAYFADGNKQQDREPMFSEELGIAVEKLKEGFTLQGLWEVMG comes from the exons ATGGCGTCTATGTTGGATGTTCTCTGGGAGGATAGAGATGTTAGATTCGATATAACCGCACA GCAAATGAAAATGCGACCTGGTGAGGTCTTGATAGACTGCCTTGATTCCATTGAAGACACCAAAGGAAACAATGGGGATCGAG GGAGGCTCCTGGTAACAAATCTGAGGATCATCTGGCATTCTTTGGCTCTGCCAAGAGTCAATTTGT CTGTTGGATACAATTCCATTATTAACATCACAACAAGGACAGCTAACTCT AAATTGAGAGGCCAGACTGAAGCACTGTATATCTTGACAAAGTCTAACAATACAAGATTTGAGTTCATTTTCACCAATGTGGTTCCAGGGAGTCCAAGACTATTTACATCTGTCATTGCTGTTCACAG GGCTTATGAGACCTCTAAAATGTACCGTGACCTGAAGCTGAGAGGAGCTCTTATTCAAAATAAACAACTGAGGCTTTTGCCTCGAGAGGAAGTGTATGACAAAATCAACGGGGTGTGGAATTTATCCAGTGACCAG GGTAATCTAGGGACCTTTTTCATCACTAATGTTCGGATCGTGTGGCATGCCAATATGAACGAGAGCTTCAACGTCAGCATTCCCTATCTTCAAATT CGTTCCATCAGAATAAGAGACTCAAAGTTTGGCCTAGCTTTGGTGATAGAAAGCTCTCAGCAG ACTGGAGGATATGTGCTTGGATTTAAGATCGACCCAATGGATAAGCTTCAAGATGCAGTTAAAGAGATCAACTCGCTGCACAAAGTCTACTCTGCCAACCCCATCTTTGGAGTGGACTATGAGATGGAGGAAAAG CCTCAGCCACTGGAGGAGCTGACAGTGGACCAGCCCCCTGATGATGTGGAAATTGAGCCCGATGAGCAGACTGATGCTTTCACT GCTTACTTTGCTGATGGCAATAAGCAACAAGACCGGGAACCTATGTTTTCTGAGGAGCTGGGAATTGCAGTTGAAAAGTTGAAGGAGGGGTTCACACTTCAAGGACTCTGGGAAGTCATGGGCTGA
- the bbs5 gene encoding BBSome complex member BBS5 isoform X2 — protein MASMLDVLWEDRDVRFDITAQQMKMRPGEVLIDCLDSIEDTKGNNGDRGRLLVTNLRIIWHSLALPRVNLSVGYNSIINITTRTANSKLRGQTEALYILTKSNNTRFEFIFTNVVPGSPRLFTSVIAVHRAYETSKMYRDLKLRGALIQNKQLRLLPREEVYDKINGVWNLSSDQGNLGTFFITNVRIVWHANMNESFNVSIPYLQICSIRVRDSKFGLALVIESFHQTGGYVLGFKIDPMDKLQDAVKEINSLHKVYSANPIFGVDYEMEEKPQPLEELTVDQPPDDVEIEPDEQTDAFTAYFADGNKQQDREPMFSEELGIAVEKLKEGFTLQGLWEVMG, from the exons ATGGCGTCTATGTTGGATGTTCTCTGGGAGGATAGAGATGTTAGATTCGATATAACCGCACA GCAAATGAAAATGCGACCTGGTGAGGTCTTGATAGACTGCCTTGATTCCATTGAAGACACCAAAGGAAACAATGGGGATCGAG GGAGGCTCCTGGTAACAAATCTGAGGATCATCTGGCATTCTTTGGCTCTGCCAAGAGTCAATTTGT CTGTTGGATACAATTCCATTATTAACATCACAACAAGGACAGCTAACTCT AAATTGAGAGGCCAGACTGAAGCACTGTATATCTTGACAAAGTCTAACAATACAAGATTTGAGTTCATTTTCACCAATGTGGTTCCAGGGAGTCCAAGACTATTTACATCTGTCATTGCTGTTCACAG GGCTTATGAGACCTCTAAAATGTACCGTGACCTGAAGCTGAGAGGAGCTCTTATTCAAAATAAACAACTGAGGCTTTTGCCTCGAGAGGAAGTGTATGACAAAATCAACGGGGTGTGGAATTTATCCAGTGACCAG GGTAATCTAGGGACCTTTTTCATCACTAATGTTCGGATCGTGTGGCATGCCAATATGAACGAGAGCTTCAACGTCAGCATTCCCTATCTTCAAATT TGTTCCATCAGAGTAAGAGACTCAAAGTTTGGTCTGGCTTTGGTGATAGAAAGCTTTCATCAG ACTGGAGGATATGTGCTTGGATTTAAGATCGACCCAATGGATAAGCTTCAAGATGCAGTTAAAGAGATCAACTCGCTGCACAAAGTCTACTCTGCCAACCCCATCTTTGGAGTGGACTATGAGATGGAGGAAAAG CCTCAGCCACTGGAGGAGCTGACAGTGGACCAGCCCCCTGATGATGTGGAAATTGAGCCCGATGAGCAGACTGATGCTTTCACT GCTTACTTTGCTGATGGCAATAAGCAACAAGACCGGGAACCTATGTTTTCTGAGGAGCTGGGAATTGCAGTTGAAAAGTTGAAGGAGGGGTTCACACTTCAAGGACTCTGGGAAGTCATGGGCTGA
- the klhl41a gene encoding kelch-like protein 41a — MDPKAIREDLRLFQSTLLQDGLKELLNENKLIDCILKVGDRSLPCHRLILAACSPYFRELYFSGDNKEMDKEVVLENLDPTIMEMIVNYMYSAEIDITDDNVQDIFAVANRFQIPSVFTVCANFLQKKLSPGNCMAIFRMALVLNCPILAFASRDYIADRFETLAKEDDFLELASHELFAVIGADSLNVEKEEVVFESLMKWIRKDKENRVKTLDEAFDCVRFRLLPEKYFNEKVEKDDIIKSDPELLKKIKVIKDSFSGKLPEKKTGESGKDASNGEVEEDNRLPGYLNDIKRVGMYSKDLVLMINDTAAVAYDGVENECFLAALTEQIPNNHVSLTSEKNDLFILGGLFVDEEDKEAPLQCYFYQLDILAADWIALPPMPSPRCLFSMGEFGNKIFAVAGKDLQSNVSLDSVMCYDVETMKWAETKKLPLKIHGHSVVSQNGLVYSIGGKTDDNKATNKMFAYNHKKSEWKELPAMKMARSMFGAVVHNGKIVVTGGVNEDGLTAASEAYDFGTNKWVPFTDFPQERSSVNLVSSGGLLYAVGGFTIVATEDDKVAPTEIIDVWQYEEDNNEWTGMLKEMRYAAGASCVSMHLNAAKMPKL, encoded by the exons ATGGATCCGAAAGCCATAAGGGAAGATCTGCGCCTGTTTCAGAGCACCCTGCTCCAGGATGGCCTGAAAGAGCTTCTGAACGAGAACAAGCTTATTGACTGCATTCTGAAAGTGGGAGACAGAAGCTTGCCCTGTCATAGACTCATTTTGGCAGCCTGTAGTCCTTATTTCCGAGAGCTTTACTTCTCAGGCGACAATAAGGAAATGGATAAGGAGGTCGTTCTGGAGAATTTGGATCCCACAATCATGGAGATGATTGTGAATTACATGTATTCGGCAGAGATTGACATCACAGACGACAATGTGCAGGATATCTTTGCTGTGGCAAACCGTTTCCAGATCCCCTCAGTGTTCACTGTGTGTGCAAATTTCCTACAGAAGAAACTGTCCCCGGGTAACTGTATGGCCATATTCAGAATGGCACTGGTGCTCAACTGTCCTATACTGGCATTTGCAAGTCGAGACTATATTGCAGATCGTTTTGAAACCCTGGCCAAGGAGGATGACTTCTTAGAGCTTGCCTCTCATGAACTTTTTGCTGTCATCGGAGCGGACTCTCTCAATGTAGAAAAGGAGGAGGTGGTGTTTGAATCCCTGATGAAATGGATTCGAAAAGATAAGGAGAACCGTGTCAAGACTCTGGATGAGGCCTTTGACTGCGTCCGTTTCCGTTTACTCCCAGAGAAGTACTTCAATGAGAAAGTGGAAAAGGATGACATCATCAAGTCTGACCCTGAGCTCCTCAAAAAAATCAAAGTAATCAAAGATTCCTTTTCTGGGAAACTCCCTGAAAAGAAGACAGGAGAGTCAGGGAAGGATGCATCTAATGGTGAAGTAGAAGAGGATAACAGATTACCTGGTTACCTGAATGATATCAAGAGAGTTGGTATGTATTCCAAGGATCTTGTGTTGATGATCAACGACACTGCTGCAGTGGCCTATGATGGCGTTGAGAACGAATGCTTCCTTGCTGCATTGACTGAGCAGATACCAAACAACCATGTCAGCCTGACATCAGAGAAGAATGATCTCTTTATCCTGGGAGGATTGTTTGTCGATGAAGAGGATAAAGAAGCTCCATTACAGTGCTACTTTTATCAG CTGGACATCCTTGCTGCTGATTGGATAGCTCTGCCCCCTATGCCCTCTCCCAGATGTCTGTTCAGTATGGGAGAATTTGGCAATAAAATTTTTGCTGTAGCTGGTAAAGATCTACAGTCCAACGTGTCTCTTGACTCTGTAATGTGCTATGATGTTGA GACAATGAAGTGGGCTGAGACCAAAAAGCTGCCTCTGAAAATCCATGGTCATAGTGTTGTTTCCCAGAATGGGTTGGTGTACTCTATCGGAGGGAAGACAGATGACAA CAAAGCAACCAATAAGATGTTTGCGTACAACCACAAGAAGTCAGAATGGAAGGAGCTGCCTGCTATGAAAATGGCAAGATCCATGTTTGGGGCAGTCGTTCACAATGGGAAGATTGTGGTGACTGGAGGGGTCAATGAAGATGGTCTCACCGCTGCATCTGAAGCATATGACTTTGGAACCAACAA GTGGGTCCCCTTCACAGATTTCCCCCAGGAGAGGAGCTCAGTGAACCTGGTCAGTAGTGGAGGATTGCTGTATGCCGTTGGAGGCTTTACCATTGTGGCGACGGAGGACGACAAAGTTGCCCCTACGGAAATCATTGACGTCTGGCA